A single window of Sphingobacteriales bacterium DNA harbors:
- a CDS encoding phosphoribosylformylglycinamidine cyclo-ligase, protein MISEKYNQRGVSATKDDVHAAIKNEDKGLFPQAFCKIYPDYLTNDDDYCSIIHADGAGTKSVLAYIYWRETGDLSVWKGIAQDAIVMNTDDLICVGATSNFLLSSIINRNKHLISGDVIKTIIDGTNEVVELLREYDVNIIPMGGETADMGDVIRTISVDAVMTARMKRNDVINNSNIKAGNVIIGLASYGQASYEQEYNGGMGSNGLTSARHDVFSKIYATKYPECFDPNTDNKYIYAGTKLVTEKIDDTPLDAGKLVLSPTRTYAPIIKKVISEIGVKNINGIIHCSGGAQTKVLHYINNLHIIKNNLFNIPPLFKLIQKESNTNWKEMYQVFNCGSRMEIYCDANFAETIIAISKSYNVDAQIIGYVESSENKKVTIQSEHGTFEYN, encoded by the coding sequence ATGATTTCAGAAAAATACAATCAGCGAGGCGTATCTGCTACAAAAGATGATGTACACGCAGCTATCAAAAATGAAGACAAAGGCTTATTTCCTCAAGCGTTTTGCAAAATCTATCCTGATTATCTCACCAATGATGATGATTATTGTAGTATAATTCATGCTGATGGTGCAGGCACAAAATCAGTGTTAGCATATATCTATTGGAGAGAAACAGGCGACTTGTCTGTGTGGAAAGGCATAGCACAAGATGCAATTGTTATGAATACAGACGACTTAATCTGTGTTGGAGCAACAAGTAATTTTTTATTGTCATCAATAATTAATAGGAATAAACATCTAATTAGTGGTGATGTGATAAAAACAATCATTGATGGTACAAATGAAGTTGTAGAATTATTACGTGAATATGATGTAAATATCATTCCGATGGGTGGAGAAACAGCAGACATGGGTGATGTAATTCGTACCATTTCTGTAGATGCAGTAATGACAGCAAGAATGAAAAGAAATGATGTAATAAATAATTCTAATATAAAAGCTGGAAATGTAATCATTGGTTTGGCATCATACGGACAAGCAAGTTATGAACAAGAATACAATGGTGGAATGGGCAGTAATGGCTTGACATCAGCAAGACATGATGTATTTTCAAAAATATATGCCACAAAATATCCTGAGTGCTTTGATCCAAATACAGATAATAAATACATCTACGCAGGCACAAAATTAGTAACAGAAAAAATAGATGACACACCTTTAGATGCTGGAAAATTAGTGCTCTCTCCTACTCGAACATATGCGCCAATTATCAAAAAAGTAATATCAGAAATTGGTGTAAAAAATATCAATGGAATAATACATTGTAGTGGTGGTGCACAAACAAAAGTATTACATTATATAAACAACTTACATATCATTAAAAATAATTTATTTAATATTCCGCCATTATTTAAACTAATACAAAAAGAAAGTAATACCAATTGGAAAGAAATGTATCAAGTATTTAATTGTGGCAGTAGAATGGAAATATATTGTGATGCAAATTTTGCAGAAACTATTATTGCTATTTCTAAATCATATAATGTAGATGCACA
- a CDS encoding DUF1569 domain-containing protein, with protein sequence MKTLLDKSTQQEIFSRINQLKSNSERKWGTMSVSQMLKHMSIAFSVPINKLQLPKDKLYYLSANPIARKLLIDIIPWPRNMVTAKDFIVKDDPQFEQTTQATINVVNEFINSNDFSGSHPVFGVMDKATWGKAMYKHFDHHLKQFGV encoded by the coding sequence ATGAAGACTTTATTAGATAAGAGTACTCAACAAGAAATATTTTCAAGAATAAATCAGCTAAAAAGCAATAGTGAAAGAAAATGGGGAACTATGAGTGTTTCACAAATGTTGAAACACATGTCGATAGCATTTTCTGTACCTATAAATAAATTACAACTACCAAAAGACAAATTATACTATTTATCTGCCAATCCAATTGCAAGAAAATTATTAATAGATATAATACCTTGGCCAAGAAACATGGTAACTGCTAAAGATTTTATTGTAAAAGATGATCCACAATTTGAACAAACAACACAAGCAACAATCAATGTGGTAAATGAGTTTATTAATAGTAATGATTTTTCTGGCTCTCATCCAGTTTTTGGTGTAATGGATAAAGCAACTTGGGGCAAAGCTATGTACAAACACTTTGATCACCATTTAAAACAATTTGGCGTATAA
- a CDS encoding arsenate reductase ArsC, with the protein MINILVLCTGNSCRSQIAHGYLEQLTDGRKIKIFSAGIETHGVNPRAIEIMKADGIDIAHHTSNHINEYNDINFSYVITVCDNAKENCPYFPTDAKLFHYNFPDPAKATGTEEEIMEAFKKVSAMIKKYCELFVAENLNNIN; encoded by the coding sequence ATGATTAATATATTAGTATTGTGTACAGGAAATAGTTGTAGAAGTCAAATTGCACATGGCTACTTAGAACAACTTACAGATGGAAGAAAAATAAAAATATTTAGTGCAGGCATAGAAACACACGGCGTAAATCCTCGTGCTATTGAAATAATGAAAGCTGATGGAATAGATATTGCTCATCATACATCAAATCATATCAATGAATATAATGACATAAATTTTAGTTATGTCATTACAGTTTGTGATAATGCAAAAGAAAACTGTCCATATTTTCCTACAGATGCAAAATTATTTCATTATAATTTTCCTGACCCAGCGAAAGCAACAGGAACAGAAGAAGAAATTATGGAAGCGTTTAAAAAAGTAAGCGCTATGATTAAAAAATACTGTGAACTATTTGTTGCTGAAAATCTAAATAACATAAACTAA
- a CDS encoding SDR family oxidoreductase produces the protein MFQSNLFKDKIVLVTGGGSGIGYTIAKQYLELGATVYIASRNPEKISKAINELAEFGNVKSAIADIREPEQIEKLANQIKEESGRLDILINNAGGQFPAASENISYNGFRAVITNNLIGTFYVTQIMAKTFFIPQQDGNIVNIIANIFRGFPGMVHTGAARAGVDNMTKTLAIEWTRYNIRINAVAPGIILSSGLDTYPPAILKGITDSIPNKRMGTMEEVGWSVLFLSSPMATYINGETLYVDGGNRLWGDQWKM, from the coding sequence ATGTTTCAGTCAAATTTATTTAAAGACAAAATAGTTTTAGTAACTGGTGGTGGCAGTGGTATTGGATATACTATTGCCAAACAATATTTAGAATTAGGTGCTACAGTATATATAGCATCAAGAAATCCAGAAAAGATAAGTAAGGCAATAAACGAATTGGCTGAATTTGGCAATGTAAAAAGTGCCATTGCAGATATTAGAGAACCAGAACAAATTGAGAAATTAGCAAATCAAATTAAAGAAGAAAGTGGAAGATTAGATATACTAATTAATAATGCTGGTGGGCAATTTCCTGCTGCATCAGAAAATATATCTTATAATGGATTTAGAGCTGTTATTACAAATAATTTAATTGGTACTTTTTATGTAACACAAATTATGGCTAAAACATTCTTTATTCCACAACAAGATGGAAATATTGTAAATATAATTGCTAATATATTTAGAGGATTTCCTGGTATGGTACACACAGGTGCAGCTCGCGCTGGCGTTGATAATATGACAAAAACACTTGCTATAGAATGGACAAGGTATAATATTAGAATAAATGCAGTAGCACCAGGTATTATTTTATCTTCTGGCTTAGATACCTATCCACCAGCAATTCTAAAAGGAATTACAGACAGCATTCCAAATAAAAGAATGGGCACAATGGAAGAAGTTGGCTGGTCGGTTTTATTTTTATCATCGCCGATGGCAACATATATAAATGGCGAAACACTTTATGTTGATGGTGGCAACAGACTCTGGGGCGACCAATGGAAGATGTGA
- a CDS encoding MATE family efflux transporter, which produces MSKLVVESLVQSKAIQDDIKIYLSILNLIVPFAIASFCFNAFFAGIGKTKVITYSTIALTITNIVLGYALIYGKFGFESMGIKGAAISTAIADVVMFLVYVAYFVNYKYHIKYKVFKFKEIHLKTIKKILNLSSPIVLQNIIGITSWQYFFLSIEKLGEDELAVSGILKTLFVFLGIPVWSISSTSNTMISNIIGQNKIELVKPALNKLLIFTVSISLTMNLIIVLFPTYTIGLFTDDIALLNASIAPFYTLMIGLLFFSSAMIMNQVIIGTGNTTTPAIVELVCAVAYVAYCYYFIKLHQYPLYIAWGCEVVYWVCLLLFNVVYWNSNLWKRNIKSVNN; this is translated from the coding sequence TTGTCTAAATTGGTTGTCGAGAGTTTGGTTCAATCAAAAGCTATACAAGATGATATAAAAATTTATCTTTCTATTTTAAATCTTATTGTACCATTTGCAATAGCTAGTTTTTGTTTTAATGCATTTTTTGCAGGCATAGGTAAAACAAAAGTTATAACTTATTCTACAATTGCCTTGACAATAACAAATATTGTATTAGGTTATGCATTGATTTATGGAAAATTTGGGTTTGAGTCTATGGGAATAAAAGGTGCAGCTATATCTACAGCAATTGCAGATGTGGTAATGTTTCTTGTATATGTTGCCTATTTTGTAAACTATAAATATCATATAAAATATAAAGTATTTAAGTTTAAAGAAATACATTTAAAAACAATAAAAAAGATTTTGAATCTATCATCGCCAATAGTATTGCAAAATATAATTGGTATTACATCATGGCAATATTTCTTTTTATCTATAGAAAAATTAGGCGAAGATGAGTTGGCAGTTTCTGGCATATTAAAAACATTATTTGTTTTTCTTGGAATTCCAGTTTGGAGCATATCATCAACCTCAAATACGATGATAAGTAATATTATTGGGCAAAATAAAATAGAGCTAGTAAAGCCAGCACTCAATAAATTATTGATTTTTACGGTAAGTATATCATTAACCATGAATCTAATTATTGTTTTATTTCCAACCTATACAATTGGATTATTTACAGATGATATTGCTTTATTAAACGCATCAATAGCACCATTCTATACTTTGATGATTGGTTTGCTATTCTTCTCATCAGCAATGATAATGAACCAAGTAATAATAGGTACAGGCAATACAACTACACCAGCAATAGTAGAATTAGTATGTGCAGTTGCCTATGTTGCTTATTGCTATTATTTTATTAAGCTACATCAATATCCATTATACATTGCTTGGGGTTGCGAGGTAGTATATTGGGTTTGTTTACTATTATTCAATGTTGTGTATTGGAATAGTAATTTATGGAAACGAAATATTAAGTCAGTAAATAATTAG
- a CDS encoding DUF1569 domain-containing protein has product MDRPILNIPTDIEQYFATDVFDKIDAINGNEQANWGLMTSHHMLEHLALVLTFPLGRINLPLFTPEEKLEKNREFLHSNYGMMQGFKFPLLPKDKVPELSTKNIAEAKLLLKETIEAFLSKINEEDFDTALHPIFGQINKGEWLIFQYKHFAHHFSQFSIAY; this is encoded by the coding sequence ATGGATAGACCAATTTTAAATATTCCAACAGATATCGAACAATATTTTGCTACTGATGTATTTGATAAAATAGATGCTATTAACGGTAATGAGCAAGCAAATTGGGGCTTGATGACATCACATCATATGTTGGAACATTTAGCATTGGTGCTTACCTTTCCATTAGGCAGAATTAATTTGCCACTTTTTACACCAGAAGAAAAATTAGAAAAGAATAGAGAATTTCTTCATTCAAATTATGGTATGATGCAAGGCTTTAAGTTTCCTTTACTACCTAAAGATAAGGTACCAGAGCTGAGTACAAAAAATATTGCAGAAGCAAAATTATTATTGAAAGAAACAATAGAAGCTTTCTTATCAAAAATAAATGAAGAAGATTTTGACACAGCACTACATCCAATCTTTGGACAAATCAACAAAGGAGAATGGTTGATTTTTCAGTACAAGCATTTTGCGCACCATTTCTCGCAATTTAGTATTGCATACTAA
- a CDS encoding DUF445 family protein — translation MILLIDFLSWKTYAVPLIGAFIGWITNFIAIKMLFHPRRPVKVLFLTFQGIFPKNKPRIANKLGTVVQRDLINFSDIKDRLKDPDALSNFKEEIALKIDDAIRDRIDKNPILKNIVPDQFIQNIHKAIVKEIELNLPEVIESSITKIEQKLDIQELVRNKVSNFSDEKLENMLMDITSREFKFIEVIGGVLGLLIGIMQLIIQSF, via the coding sequence ATGATTTTATTAATTGATTTCCTTTCATGGAAAACATATGCAGTGCCATTAATTGGCGCATTTATTGGTTGGATTACAAATTTTATTGCAATAAAAATGTTGTTTCATCCAAGAAGACCAGTAAAGGTGCTTTTTCTTACATTTCAAGGTATTTTTCCTAAAAACAAACCAAGAATTGCAAATAAGTTGGGCACAGTTGTACAAAGAGATTTAATAAATTTTTCTGATATCAAAGATAGATTAAAAGACCCAGATGCATTATCTAACTTCAAAGAAGAAATTGCTTTAAAAATTGATGATGCCATAAGAGATAGAATTGATAAAAATCCAATATTGAAAAATATTGTACCAGACCAATTTATACAAAATATACACAAAGCCATTGTAAAAGAAATAGAGCTAAATCTTCCTGAAGTTATAGAATCATCAATTACTAAAATAGAACAGAAGTTAGATATACAAGAATTGGTAAGAAATAAAGTAAGTAATTTTTCTGATGAAAAACTTGAAAATATGTTGATGGATATTACTTCACGTGAGTTTAAGTTTATAGAAGTAATAGGTGGTGTACTTGGTTTATTAATTGGAATTATGCAATTAATCATACAATCTTTCTAA
- a CDS encoding orotate phosphoribosyltransferase — MENLAYKQKLAEYLLQIKAIHLNLQNPYTWASGWKSPIYCDNRIILSYPEVREFVRDGLVMLINEYFSQADCIAGVATAGIAHAAMVANDLHLPMVYVRSKAKEHGKENLIEGELRHGMRVVVIEDTISTGGSSLKAIEDLRAAGAEVIGICAIYKYGFESAVQKFKEAGVPLKTLTNYDFVIRTAKDMKHIEEDEILALQEWIQNPSDWQK; from the coding sequence ATGGAAAATTTAGCTTACAAACAAAAATTAGCAGAATATTTATTGCAAATAAAAGCAATTCATTTAAACTTACAAAATCCTTATACTTGGGCAAGTGGATGGAAATCTCCAATATACTGTGATAATAGGATTATACTTTCTTATCCTGAAGTTAGAGAATTTGTAAGAGATGGATTAGTAATGCTTATCAATGAATACTTTAGTCAAGCTGATTGTATAGCTGGTGTAGCTACTGCTGGTATTGCACATGCAGCAATGGTAGCAAACGATTTACATCTACCAATGGTATATGTACGTTCTAAGGCAAAAGAACATGGTAAAGAAAATTTAATTGAAGGTGAGTTAAGACATGGTATGCGTGTAGTGGTGATTGAAGATACAATATCTACTGGTGGTAGTAGCCTAAAAGCAATAGAAGATTTGCGTGCTGCAGGTGCAGAAGTAATTGGTATTTGTGCAATTTATAAATATGGATTTGAATCTGCTGTTCAGAAATTTAAAGAAGCAGGTGTGCCTTTAAAAACTCTTACTAATTATGACTTTGTAATTAGAACGGCCAAAGACATGAAACATATAGAAGAAGATGAAATTCTTGCATTACAAGAATGGATACAAAATCCAAGTGATTGGCAAAAATAA
- a CDS encoding NUDIX domain-containing protein, whose protein sequence is MNQMYKIFVNKKHVYLAQSPAIVDIALDLSLYIMLNYMKNNDIEQLIEQFVLNQENTNNIIIFHKNVEKLKTDFFNYFSVIEAAGGVVFNDKMELLLIYRRGSWDLPKGKIDAGETIEAAALREIEEETGVKYLNIIKPISLKDTQQNITYHYYENDRIKCIKLTHWFVVQSKNNKMLTPQLEEDIEQAIWIKKQDINKYYNNMYGSIQDVLDSL, encoded by the coding sequence ATGAATCAAATGTATAAAATTTTTGTCAATAAAAAGCATGTGTATTTAGCACAAAGTCCTGCAATTGTAGATATTGCATTAGACTTGAGCCTGTATATAATGCTCAACTATATGAAAAACAATGATATAGAGCAGTTGATAGAGCAATTTGTCTTAAATCAAGAAAATACAAACAACATCATTATATTTCATAAAAATGTTGAGAAACTAAAAACAGATTTCTTTAATTATTTCAGTGTTATTGAAGCAGCTGGAGGTGTTGTGTTTAATGATAAGATGGAGCTTCTGTTAATCTACAGACGTGGTAGTTGGGATTTACCAAAAGGAAAAATTGATGCTGGAGAAACTATTGAAGCAGCAGCACTTAGAGAAATAGAAGAGGAGACAGGCGTAAAATATCTGAATATTATAAAACCTATTTCATTAAAAGACACTCAACAAAATATTACTTACCATTATTATGAAAATGATAGAATAAAATGTATAAAACTAACACATTGGTTTGTTGTGCAATCTAAAAATAACAAGATGCTAACACCACAACTAGAAGAAGATATAGAACAAGCTATTTGGATAAAAAAGCAAGATATAAATAAATATTACAACAATATGTACGGCTCTATCCAAGATGTGTTAGATAGTTTATAA
- the purL gene encoding phosphoribosylformylglycinamidine synthase subunit PurL codes for MSVEVNLETAKSLGLLPEEFQKIQEILGRIPTFTELSIYSVMWSEHCSYKNSIIYLKKLPRKGKALLVEAGEENAGLVDIGDGWACAFKIESHNHPSAVEPYQGAATGVGGISRDIFTMGARPIASLNSLRFGKIENKKTQHLLKGIVKGIGNYGNCFGVPTVAGEVYFDDCYQVNPLVNAMSVGIVKVGETVSATSYGKGNPVYIVGSATGKDGIHGATFASEDLGEDAEDKIPSVQVGDPFTEKLLLEATFEVIKTGAVIGMQDMGAAGIICSTSEMSAKGEHGMKIYLDKVPTRQKNMQPFEILLSESQERMLIVVEKGKEKLVEEVFEKWDLNCAIIGEVTEGNQLEYYMNDELVAEVPADTLVLGGGAPIYQREFTKPKYHEKRDQFNIDQIQEPNLDEISSIAKFIVSLPNVASKRFIYKQYDSMVGINNTSINEPSDATIIRLKDIKKGLAVTVDCNSRYVHADAEVGGAIAVAEAARNITCSGATPVAITNCLNFGNPYDPEVYWNFVHALKGMSDSCLQFETPVTGGNVSFYNQSPNRAVNPTPTIGMLGIIDDVANKMTLDFKKADDLIYVIGTCKNDINSSEYLYEYHKVELSPAPFFDLKTEYKVQQTISKLIKEKIIQSAHDISEGGLFTTVLESAMHRGFGFEINTCSSLRLDTCLFGEAQSRVVVSIHPNQKDKFEALLNSEQVDFRNIGTICIKENIVINNKTIGTISEFKNLYDTAIEKYFI; via the coding sequence ATGTCAGTAGAAGTTAATTTAGAAACAGCAAAATCACTCGGACTATTACCAGAAGAATTTCAGAAAATACAAGAAATATTAGGTCGCATTCCAACATTCACAGAGTTAAGTATTTATTCTGTAATGTGGAGTGAACATTGTTCCTATAAAAATTCAATCATATACTTAAAAAAATTACCTAGAAAAGGTAAAGCACTGTTAGTAGAAGCTGGAGAAGAGAACGCAGGATTAGTAGACATTGGCGATGGTTGGGCGTGTGCTTTTAAAATTGAATCTCACAATCATCCAAGTGCAGTAGAACCATATCAAGGCGCAGCAACAGGCGTTGGTGGCATTTCTAGAGATATTTTTACTATGGGTGCAAGACCAATTGCATCATTAAATTCTTTGAGATTTGGCAAAATTGAAAATAAAAAAACGCAACATCTATTAAAAGGAATAGTAAAAGGTATTGGCAATTATGGCAACTGTTTTGGAGTACCAACTGTAGCTGGAGAAGTTTATTTTGATGATTGTTATCAAGTAAATCCATTGGTAAATGCCATGAGCGTTGGAATTGTAAAAGTTGGCGAAACTGTATCAGCTACATCTTATGGTAAGGGCAATCCAGTGTATATTGTTGGTTCTGCAACAGGAAAAGATGGTATTCATGGAGCAACATTTGCTTCAGAAGATTTAGGCGAAGATGCAGAAGATAAAATTCCATCTGTACAAGTTGGCGATCCATTTACAGAAAAATTATTATTGGAAGCAACATTTGAAGTTATAAAAACAGGTGCAGTTATAGGAATGCAAGATATGGGCGCAGCTGGCATAATTTGCTCTACATCTGAAATGAGTGCAAAAGGCGAACATGGAATGAAAATCTATTTAGATAAAGTTCCAACTCGACAAAAAAACATGCAGCCATTTGAAATTTTGTTAAGTGAATCTCAAGAACGAATGCTAATAGTAGTAGAAAAAGGAAAAGAAAAATTAGTTGAAGAAGTTTTTGAAAAATGGGATTTAAACTGTGCCATTATTGGAGAAGTAACAGAAGGCAATCAATTAGAATATTATATGAATGATGAGTTGGTTGCAGAAGTTCCAGCAGATACATTAGTATTAGGCGGTGGAGCACCTATTTACCAACGTGAGTTTACTAAACCAAAATACCACGAAAAAAGAGACCAATTCAATATTGACCAAATTCAAGAACCTAACTTAGATGAAATAAGTTCAATTGCAAAATTCATAGTAAGTTTGCCAAACGTAGCATCAAAAAGATTTATATATAAACAATATGACTCAATGGTGGGTATCAATAATACTTCTATCAATGAGCCAAGTGATGCAACAATCATTCGATTAAAAGATATAAAAAAAGGATTGGCAGTTACTGTAGATTGTAATAGCAGATATGTACATGCTGATGCAGAAGTTGGTGGTGCTATTGCTGTTGCAGAAGCAGCAAGAAACATTACATGTTCAGGAGCTACGCCAGTTGCTATTACCAATTGCTTAAACTTTGGTAATCCATATGATCCAGAAGTATATTGGAACTTTGTACATGCACTAAAAGGCATGAGCGATAGCTGTTTGCAATTTGAAACACCAGTAACTGGTGGAAATGTTTCTTTTTATAATCAATCACCAAATAGAGCTGTAAATCCAACACCAACAATTGGAATGCTTGGTATTATTGATGATGTGGCAAATAAAATGACTTTAGATTTTAAGAAAGCGGATGATTTAATTTATGTAATAGGAACTTGTAAAAATGATATTAATTCATCAGAATATTTATATGAATATCATAAAGTAGAATTATCGCCAGCACCATTCTTTGATTTAAAAACAGAATACAAAGTACAGCAAACAATATCAAAACTAATAAAAGAAAAAATAATACAATCAGCACATGATATTTCAGAAGGTGGATTGTTTACAACAGTTTTAGAAAGTGCTATGCACAGAGGTTTTGGTTTTGAAATCAATACATGTTCATCATTAAGATTAGATACTTGTTTGTTTGGAGAGGCACAAAGTAGAGTTGTAGTTTCTATTCATCCAAATCAAAAAGATAAATTTGAAGCATTATTAAATTCAGAACAAGTAGATTTTAGAAATATTGGTACAATTTGTATAAAAGAAAATATTGTGATAAATAATAAAACTATTGGGACTATCAGTGAGTTTAAAAATCTATATGATACAGCAATAGAAAAATATTTTATTTAA
- a CDS encoding Na+/H+ antiporter, with the protein MHETLPFLLALLALLALIVILNLWAKHLKIAYPILLVLAGLTISFIPGLPSVHINPDLIFFIFLPPLLFDAAWQISFKEMKKWWRMIGSFAFLVVFFTAFTVAIVTHNLIPGFTLAFGLLLGGIVSPPDAVSTAAITRFVKIPKVLSTILEGESLMNDASSLIIFRFAILSIITGQFVIADASISFAWMILGGAGIGLLLGWLFVKIHQILPTDAPSDIVLTIIEPYFMYWVAEQAHSSGVLAVVFGGLYMSTKRLLFLNCTSRIRGFSVWESFTFMLNGIVFLIIGLELPEIIDGIREKGIDISTAIFYGVIVTIVLVIVRIISSYSALIATLIFRPKVLPKARTTKRRFLMPLLLGWTGMRGVVSLAAALAIPIKLDDGTDFPHRNLILFITFVVILLTLTIQGLTLPYIIRKSKIFDDFIEDENESGSKKMMKLALRSHVYQFFKTKHETGDYGDSHIHIERLMRYWEERAEDDAESWITDEIKQVLIEMFDSQRQFLEELNNDPTINEEIIRHQLFQIDLEEERLKML; encoded by the coding sequence ATGCACGAAACCTTACCATTCTTATTAGCATTATTAGCATTATTAGCATTAATTGTAATATTAAATTTATGGGCTAAGCACCTAAAGATAGCATATCCAATTTTATTAGTTTTAGCAGGATTAACCATTAGTTTTATACCAGGACTTCCAAGTGTGCATATCAATCCAGATTTAATATTTTTTATTTTTCTTCCACCATTATTATTTGATGCTGCATGGCAGATCTCATTCAAAGAAATGAAAAAATGGTGGCGAATGATTGGGAGTTTCGCATTCTTAGTTGTATTTTTTACAGCATTTACAGTTGCAATTGTTACACATAATCTTATTCCAGGATTTACACTTGCATTCGGATTATTATTAGGCGGAATTGTATCACCACCAGATGCAGTAAGTACAGCAGCAATTACCAGATTCGTAAAAATACCAAAAGTATTATCAACAATTTTAGAAGGCGAAAGCCTAATGAATGATGCATCATCATTAATTATTTTCCGATTTGCAATTCTATCAATTATTACTGGTCAATTTGTAATAGCAGATGCATCTATAAGTTTTGCATGGATGATACTTGGTGGCGCAGGAATAGGTTTGCTTTTAGGATGGCTATTTGTGAAAATTCATCAAATATTGCCAACTGACGCACCTTCTGATATTGTATTAACAATTATTGAACCATATTTCATGTATTGGGTTGCAGAACAAGCACATAGCTCAGGTGTATTAGCTGTAGTATTTGGCGGTTTATATATGTCAACTAAACGATTGTTATTTTTAAATTGTACAAGTAGAATTCGTGGTTTTAGCGTTTGGGAAAGTTTTACATTCATGCTAAATGGTATAGTGTTTCTTATTATAGGCTTAGAATTACCTGAAATTATTGATGGAATAAGAGAAAAAGGAATTGATATATCTACTGCAATATTTTATGGCGTTATTGTTACAATCGTATTGGTTATAGTTAGAATCATAAGTTCATATAGTGCATTAATTGCCACACTTATCTTTAGACCAAAAGTACTACCTAAAGCAAGGACAACAAAAAGAAGATTTCTTATGCCATTATTACTTGGGTGGACAGGAATGCGTGGTGTTGTTTCATTGGCAGCTGCGCTCGCAATTCCAATCAAATTAGATGATGGAACCGACTTTCCTCATCGAAATTTAATACTATTTATAACCTTTGTTGTTATATTACTGACATTAACAATTCAAGGACTTACATTACCATATATCATTAGAAAATCAAAAATATTCGATGATTTTATCGAAGATGAAAACGAATCTGGTAGTAAGAAAATGATGAAACTAGCATTACGTTCTCATGTATATCAGTTTTTTAAAACAAAACACGAAACTGGCGATTATGGAGATAGTCACATACATATAGAAAGACTAATGAGATATTGGGAAGAAAGAGCAGAAGACGATGCAGAAAGCTGGATAACAGATGAAATAAAACAGGTGTTAATTGAAATGTTTGATAGTCAAAGACAGTTTTTAGAAGAGTTAAACAACGACCCAACTATAAATGAAGAAATTATTCGTCATCAATTATTCCAAATTGACTTAGAAGAAGAAAGGTTAAAGATGCTTTAA